The following proteins are encoded in a genomic region of Cloacibacillus sp.:
- a CDS encoding prepilin-type N-terminal cleavage/methylation domain-containing protein, with protein MRRRGFSLPETLIAAILLTVGVAAVAATIILSLRMIVDSEAATIAQQSLRNDAEKYLLKRSLLHEDAPETSDKVTKTNSSAKLEFSDGGTAKTINYSVYRYMLPGRTSAPIYIAVRDK; from the coding sequence GCGGATTTTCACTCCCAGAGACGCTTATCGCAGCCATCCTGCTCACGGTGGGAGTGGCGGCGGTGGCTGCCACCATCATTCTTTCGCTCCGTATGATAGTGGACTCAGAGGCCGCCACCATAGCGCAGCAGTCGCTGAGAAACGACGCGGAAAAATATCTGTTAAAAAGAAGCCTGCTCCACGAAGACGCCCCCGAAACTTCGGACAAGGTGACAAAAACGAACTCCAGCGCAAAATTGGAGTTCTCAGACGGCGGCACGGCAAAAACTATAAACTACTCCGTCTACCGCTACATGCTGCCGGGACGCACGTCGGCCCCGATATATATAGCCGTGAGGGATAAATAA